A genomic region of Mus musculus strain C57BL/6J chromosome 7, GRCm38.p6 C57BL/6J contains the following coding sequences:
- the Ftl1 gene encoding ferritin light chain 1, with the protein MTSQIRQNYSTEVEAAVNRLVNLHLRASYTYLSLGFFFDRDDVALEGVGHFFRELAEEKREGAERLLEFQNDRGGRALFQDVQKPSQDEWGKTQEAMEAALAMEKNLNQALLDLHALGSARADPHLCDFLESHYLDKEVKLIKKMGNHLTNLRRVAGPQPAQTGAPQGSLGEYLFERLTLKHD; encoded by the exons ATGACCTCTCAGATTCGTCAGAATTATTCCACCGAGGTGGAAGCTGCCGTGAACCGCCTGGTCAACTTGCACCTGCGGGCCTCCTACACCTACCTCTCTCTG GGCTTCTTTTTTGATCGGGATGACGTGGCTCTGGAGGGCGTAGGCCACTTCTTCCGCGAATTGGCCGAGGAGAAGCGCGAGGGCGCGGAGCGTCTCCTCGAGTTTCAGAACGATCGCGGGGGCCGTGCACTCTTCCAGGATGTGCAG AAGCCATCTCAAGATGAATGGGGTAAAACCCAGGAGGCCATGGAAGCTGCCTTGGCCATGGAGAAGAACCTGAATCAGGCCCTCTTGGATCTGCATGCCCTGGGTTCTGCCCGCGCGGACCCTCAT CTCTGTGACTTCCTGGAAAGCCACTATCTGGATAAGGAGGTGAAACTCATCAAGAAGATGGGCAACCATCTGACCAACCTCCGCAGGGTGGCGGGGCCACAACCAGCGCAGACTGGCGCGCCCCAGGGGTCTCTGGGCGAGTATCTCTTTGAGCGCCTCACTCTCAAGCACGACTAG